One Paramisgurnus dabryanus chromosome 10, PD_genome_1.1, whole genome shotgun sequence genomic region harbors:
- the LOC135739494 gene encoding RING finger protein 122, with amino-acid sequence MPPVTSQELPLNIYVVIFGTGIFVFVLSVIFCCFFISKLRHQAQNDRDGYSMVVFKDETTTLHTDVLTCAVCLEDFRTKDELGVLPCQHAFHKRCLVKWLEVRCACPMCNKPISTALAQTHSPGNLLDELL; translated from the exons ATGCCTCCAGTAACCTCTCAGGAACTTCCTCTAAACATCTATGTGGTCATTTTTGGCACTGggatatttgtttttgttttaagtgTGATATTCTGCTGCTTTTTTATAAG taaacTGAGACATCAGGCACAGAATGATAGAGACGGTTACAGCATG GTTGTTTTCAAAGATGAAACAACGACGTTACATACAGACGTG TTAACATGCGCAGTCTGCTTGGAGGACTTCAGGACAAAAGACGAGCTTGGAGTGTTGCCATGCCAACACGCTTTTCACAAAAG GTGTTTGGTGAAATGGCTGGAAGTGAGATGTGCATGTCCCATGTGCAATAAACCCATCAGTACAGCTCTGGCCCAGACGCACAGCCCAGGAAACCTTCTGGATGAATTACTTTAA